The following proteins come from a genomic window of Nitrososphaerales archaeon:
- a CDS encoding transposase, producing the protein MQKLKTGAKQKAKPRNWPAYDLYRKDEEALFLEKAKLVVWSMDAPWEPKSGGENGGRTPYPPRAMVMCALLKEKFRFDYRSMESHLRARPDLLKIMEIDRAPSKSVIHDAAKKIPEKYLKRVNSMLVEPLESKKGI; encoded by the coding sequence TAAAGACAGGGGCAAAACAAAAGGCAAAACCAAGGAACTGGCCAGCATACGACCTCTACCGCAAGGATGAAGAGGCATTATTTTTGGAGAAGGCGAAACTGGTTGTATGGAGCATGGATGCACCGTGGGAGCCAAAGAGTGGAGGAGAGAATGGAGGCAGAACGCCGTATCCGCCAAGGGCAATGGTTATGTGTGCATTGCTGAAGGAGAAGTTTAGGTTTGATTACAGAAGCATGGAATCGCACCTTAGAGCTAGACCTGATTTACTGAAGATAATGGAGATAGACAGAGCACCAAGCAAGAGCGTAATACACGATGCTGCGAAGAAGATTCCAGAGAAATATCTGAAGAGGGTCAATAGCATGCTTGTCGAGCCTCTTGAAAGTAAAAAAGGGATCTAG